The Mycoplasmopsis gallinacea genome includes a window with the following:
- the rplM gene encoding 50S ribosomal protein L13, with amino-acid sequence MRQTTMQHAHQADKKWYVIDAEGQVLGRLASFVASVLRGKHKPTFTPNADMGDNIIIVNADKVVLTGNKEEDKIYYSHSGYPGGLKSITAAKLRVKKPIALLEKAIFGMLPHTKLGNRQRRNLFVYAGPEHQHASQKPERLEVK; translated from the coding sequence ATGAGACAAACAACAATGCAACATGCACACCAAGCTGACAAAAAATGATATGTTATTGACGCTGAAGGTCAAGTTTTAGGGCGTTTAGCATCATTTGTTGCTAGCGTACTTAGAGGAAAACACAAACCAACTTTCACACCAAATGCTGACATGGGAGACAACATTATTATTGTTAATGCAGATAAAGTTGTTCTTACAGGAAACAAAGAAGAAGACAAAATCTACTACTCACACTCAGGATACCCAGGTGGTCTTAAAAGCATTACAGCAGCAAAACTTAGAGTTAAAAAACCTATTGCTCTTTTAGAAAAAGCAATTTTCGGAATGTTACCACACACAAAATTAGGAAACAGACAACGTCGTAACTTATTTGTTTACGCAGGTCCAGAACACCAACACGCTTCTCAAAAACCAGAAAGATTAGAGGTTAAATAA
- the rpsI gene encoding 30S ribosomal protein S9, giving the protein MAKELVYRGLGRRKSSVARVRLTEGKGNFVINKRDAREYLTSDIYLKDANQPFVLTETVGQFDVSVNVAGGGLSGQAGAIRLGIARALLEVSADYRAALKAAGMLTRDARAKERKKPGLRAARRARQFSKR; this is encoded by the coding sequence ATGGCTAAAGAATTAGTATACCGTGGATTAGGAAGAAGAAAATCTTCAGTTGCTCGTGTAAGACTTACAGAAGGAAAAGGAAACTTTGTAATCAACAAACGTGATGCAAGAGAATACTTGACTTCAGATATTTACCTTAAAGATGCAAACCAACCTTTCGTTTTAACAGAAACAGTGGGACAATTCGATGTTAGTGTAAATGTTGCTGGTGGCGGATTAAGTGGTCAAGCAGGTGCTATTAGATTAGGTATTGCTCGTGCTTTACTTGAAGTTAGTGCAGATTACCGTGCAGCATTAAAAGCAGCAGGAATGCTTACAAGAGATGCTCGTGCTAAAGAACGTAAAAAACCAGGTTTACGTGCAGCTCGTCGTGCAAGACAATTCTCAAAACGTTAA